Proteins from a single region of Synergistes jonesii:
- a CDS encoding urocanate hydratase, which yields MFDATGKTMELRLEFAEGLPAKAEFEEGIRRAPDRGQVLSEQDTVLALKNALRYIPERFHRELAPEFLQEYKEHGRIYGYRFRPKGRIHGKPIDEYKGRCIEGKAFQVMIDNNLDFDVALYPYELVTYGETGQVCQNWMQYRLIKKYLEVVTEDQTLVVQSGHPLGLFRSHPSAPRVILTNGLMVGLFDDPDNFRRATALGVANYGQMTAGGWMYIGPQGIVHGTYNTLLNAGRKMFHLQEGRGLAGHLFISSGLGGMSGAQPKAAEIAGAAAIIAEVDPSRIETRHSQGWVSKRTKELAEAFRWAEEAMSAGEPLSIAYEGNIVDLLQYALDNDKKVELLSDQTSCHVPYDGGYCPQGVSFEERTRLLAEDKEKFIGLVNKSLKKHFELIKALHAKGAYFFDYGNSFMRAVFDAGVKEIAKNGKDTFDGFIFPSYVEDIMGPLLFDYGYGPFRWCCLSHDHEDLKKTDKAAMECIDPQRRFQDHDNWVWIRDAEKNKLVVGTECRILYQDEEGRMRIALKFNEMVRNGEIGPVMLGRDHHDVSGTDSPYRETSNIKDGSNIMAEMAIHTFAGNCARGMSLVALHNGGGVGTGKAINGGFGLVLDGSERVDRIIKESMSWDVISGVARRAWARNEHAIETAETFNGKRGDGHITLPYIADDAYLTDIVRKNK from the coding sequence ATGTTTGATGCGACAGGAAAAACGATGGAACTTCGTCTTGAGTTTGCGGAAGGTCTGCCTGCTAAGGCGGAATTCGAGGAGGGTATAAGGAGGGCGCCGGACCGCGGGCAGGTGCTCAGCGAGCAGGACACGGTGCTAGCGCTGAAGAACGCGCTGCGCTATATACCGGAGAGGTTCCACAGGGAGCTCGCGCCGGAATTCCTTCAGGAGTACAAAGAGCACGGGCGCATCTACGGCTACCGCTTCCGTCCGAAAGGACGCATCCACGGCAAACCCATAGACGAATACAAGGGGCGCTGCATCGAAGGCAAGGCCTTCCAGGTGATGATCGACAACAACCTGGACTTCGACGTCGCGCTCTACCCCTACGAGCTCGTGACCTACGGGGAAACGGGGCAGGTCTGTCAGAACTGGATGCAATACAGGCTAATCAAAAAATATCTTGAAGTCGTGACGGAAGACCAGACGCTCGTCGTGCAGTCCGGTCATCCGCTGGGGCTCTTCCGTTCGCACCCCTCCGCGCCGCGCGTGATATTGACCAACGGCCTCATGGTCGGCCTCTTCGACGACCCCGACAACTTCCGTCGAGCGACCGCGCTGGGAGTCGCCAATTACGGTCAGATGACAGCCGGGGGTTGGATGTACATAGGTCCGCAGGGCATAGTGCACGGCACATACAACACGCTGCTCAACGCGGGGCGCAAAATGTTCCACCTTCAGGAAGGCAGGGGGCTCGCGGGACACCTCTTCATCTCCTCTGGACTCGGCGGCATGAGCGGAGCCCAGCCGAAAGCAGCCGAAATAGCGGGAGCGGCGGCGATAATAGCCGAAGTAGACCCATCGCGCATAGAGACGCGCCACAGCCAGGGCTGGGTAAGCAAAAGGACTAAAGAGCTTGCGGAAGCCTTCAGATGGGCCGAAGAAGCGATGTCGGCTGGCGAACCCCTCTCGATAGCCTACGAAGGCAACATAGTAGACCTCCTGCAATACGCGCTCGACAACGACAAAAAAGTCGAACTCCTCTCCGACCAGACCTCCTGCCACGTCCCCTACGACGGAGGCTACTGTCCGCAGGGCGTAAGCTTCGAAGAAAGGACGCGGCTTTTGGCCGAAGACAAAGAAAAATTCATCGGGCTGGTGAACAAGAGCCTCAAAAAACACTTCGAACTCATCAAAGCCCTCCACGCAAAAGGCGCCTACTTCTTCGACTACGGCAACTCCTTCATGCGCGCGGTATTCGACGCGGGAGTCAAAGAAATAGCGAAAAACGGCAAAGACACCTTCGACGGCTTCATCTTCCCGTCATATGTGGAAGACATAATGGGCCCGCTCCTCTTCGACTACGGCTACGGCCCCTTCCGCTGGTGCTGCCTATCGCACGATCACGAAGACCTCAAAAAGACAGACAAAGCGGCGATGGAATGTATAGACCCTCAGCGCCGCTTCCAGGACCACGACAACTGGGTATGGATCCGCGATGCCGAGAAAAACAAACTCGTAGTGGGCACCGAATGCCGCATCCTCTACCAGGACGAAGAGGGAAGAATGCGCATAGCGCTCAAATTCAACGAAATGGTGAGAAACGGAGAAATAGGGCCTGTAATGCTCGGGCGCGACCATCACGACGTATCCGGCACCGACTCCCCCTACCGCGAGACCTCCAACATCAAAGACGGCAGCAACATCATGGCGGAAATGGCCATACACACCTTCGCCGGCAACTGCGCGCGCGGCATGAGCCTAGTAGCGCTGCACAACGGAGGAGGAGTCGGCACAGGCAAAGCGATAAACGGCGGCTTCGGGCTCGTCCTCGACGGAAGCGAAAGAGTAGACCGCATAATCAAAGAATCGATGAGCTGGGACGTCATAAGCGGAGTGGCGCG